A genomic segment from Nicotiana tabacum cultivar K326 chromosome 9, ASM71507v2, whole genome shotgun sequence encodes:
- the LOC107786814 gene encoding calmodulin-like protein 3 — translation MLTLSILFLALLFILGLITTLFNFPTKKFQSWIYSLSIKAQTPTPSPLVKNSTLSSPPMAEQKIMRRSTSNSHNKVELRSIFATFDKNNDGYITKQELKQSLKNIGIYMEDIDIVEMVEKVDSNKDGLIDLDEFYELCHSFLGIEGIIGSQENSGEMNQEEEANRERDLKDAFDVFDYDKDGLISEEELSKVLSSLGLNQGKKLEDCKEMIRKIDVDGDGMVNFDEFKKMMKVGGRLIPIS, via the coding sequence ATGTTGACACTAAGCATTCTTTTCTTAGCACTTCTCTTCATTCTTGGTTTAATTACCACCCTTTTCAATTTCCCTACAAAAAAATTCCAATCTTGGATCTATTCTCtttcaattaaagctcaaactccaACTCCATCTCCTCTTGTCAAGAACTCAACTTTAAGTTCACCACCTATGGCTGAACAAAAAATCATGAGAAGGAGTACTTCAAACAGCCATAACAAGGTTGAGTTAAGGAGTATATTTGCAACTTTTGACAAGAACAATGATGGCTATATAACAAAGCAAGAGCTAAAGCAATCACTCAAGAATATTGGTATTTATATGGAGGATATAGATATAGTTGAAATGGTTGAAAAAGTTGATTCAAATAAAGATGGTTTAATTGATCTTGATGAGTTTTATGAGCTTTGTCATTCATTCTTGGGAATAGAAGGAATAATTGGGAGTCAAGAAAATAGTGGAGAAATGAATCAAGAAGAGGAGGCAAATAGAGAGAGGGATCTTAAAGATgcatttgatgtatttgattatGATAAAGATGGATTAATATCAGAGGAAGAGTTGAGTAAAGTACTTTCATCTTTGGGATTGAATCAAGGGAAGAAATTGGAAGATTGTAAGGAAATGATAAGGAAAATTGATGTAGATGGTGATGGTATGGTAAATTTTGATGAATTCAAGAAGATGATGAAAGTTGGTGGAAGGCTTATTCCAATTTCTTGA